CAATCTGGTTCCAATATCGATGACCTTTtagaggaggaagaagaagctCCCGAACACAAATTGACTCTCAATGCGAAGACATCAATTGAGAAGATTTGGAAAGACGAACCAAGTACCCGCTACCTCGAGTATCCCGGATGCCTTCCCGATGCAGACGTTGTAGTCTGCGAGTGCGGCGACATTGACGACTTGTACGTTTTAGAAATACGAAATGGCGTAGAACGTGCAATTCAATTTGATAGAGAGGCACTATTTGACAATCCAACTAGAATTCTAGGCTACTATAAGGGAGAACGTACATTAGAAGCATTTATCCCAGATGTCATCATATCATGTATCGGCTCCAGAAAATGCAAGTGCTGGGCACTGGCTACGGCAAATGGTGCTATCTACTTCTACAGCTCTAACGGGCAGCTCAAGATCCCACAAGTTTTCATTGGTCATAAAATTATAAAGTTTTCAACATGCGAAGAATACCTAATAGCCTTAACGGAATCTTACCTTTTCTACGTATGGGATCTTGAAAAGATGAAACTAATATTTAAAGAAATCTCTGCACTTCCAGTGCTTCTACAAGAACCAGCTATAGCTAACAGATCCCGTCCTACAAAGCGAATACAAGATTTTTCGTTTCAGCCAGATATGTTCAAATTAACAGTATTACTTACTGATGGGATTAGCTACATATGGGAAAATGATTTAGGTTGCTGGACTGAACCAACAAATCaggaaaagaaaaatgaCTTGGCCACTAATGGTCTGGAATAACTAGGTGATCGACATTACCACATCTATTCACCATTCCCTGGATCTAATTAAGATTTTGAATTCTTGTTACTTTATGGTAACATTCGCCGGTACCGGCTTTTTTACCGCTGTCTGAGCTTGGCGCCACTGTTAATCCAAAACATAGTAGTAAGCAACAATGACTAACCCTGGATGCTGCTACGTTGCCAAGAACACAATTCACTGTAATGGATACTCTCCTATTTTCGTTTGTGCATATTTgatatatgtatatatatatatatacatatatatgTAGTTCATCTTCTGTTGTACCTTCCCTTATTTCCAACCACACATCATACATTATCAAGTTATCAAAGGATTAAGAAAATGAGTACTGAAGTTGAGGGCCCTAAGACGTTATATGACAAGGTGTTCGAGGCTCATGTCGTTAATGAAGGTGAAGCTGGCCCACGCTTGCTTTACATCGACAGGCATTTGGTGCATGAGGTGACATCTCCTCAAGCTTTCCAAGGTTTAGTAAATGCAGGTAGAAAGGTTAGGAGACCAGACTGCACGTTGTCTACCGTTGACCACAATATTCCAACCGAGTCGAGAAAGAACTTCAAGAATGTTGAGACGTTTATTAAAGAGGATGACTCACGGCTACAGGTTCAAACCCTAGAGCAAAACGTTAAGGATTTCCAAATTGCATATTATGGAATTGAGGATGGACGTCAAGGGATAGTTCATATTATTGGACCTGAGCAGGGGTTTACCTTGCCCGGTACTACGGTTGTGTGTGGTGACTCGCATACGTCCACACATGGAGCCTTTGGAGCGCTTGCCTTCGGTATAGGGACCTCAGAGGTTGAGCACGTTTTAGCGACCCAAACTGTATTACAATCCAAGTCAAAGAATATGAGGATCTTGGTTACAGGAAAATTGGGTAAAGGTATAACTTCTAAGGATTTGATTTTGCACATAGTCGGTGTGATCGGTACAGCCGGTGGTACCGGTTGTGTGATTGAGTTTGCCGGTCCGGTAATTGAAGGACTTTCTATGGAGGCCAGAATGTCAATGTGTAACATGGCCATTGAAGCCGGTGCTAGAGCTGGTATGATTAAGCCTGATGAGACTACTTTTGCATACATTAAAGGAAGACCTCTAGCTCCTACAGGTGAAGAGTGGAAAAAGGCGTTAGCATACTGGCGTACATTGCACTCTGACGAAGGTGCAGTGTTTGACTATGATATCACTATCAATGCCTCAGATGTTGAGCCTACTATTACCTGGGGTACTTCTCCTGAAGATGCTCTTCCAATAACAGCTGCTGTGCCTGATCCAGCTAAAGTGGACGACTTGAACAAGCGTTCAAGTATCGAGCGCTCCCTTAAGTATATGGGTTTAAAGCCAAACACTCCCTTGACTGAAATTCCAATTGACAAGGCTTTCATTGGCTCTTGTACTAATTCTAGAATTGAAGATTTGAGAGCCGCTGCCGAGGTTGTTCTTGGCCATAAAAAGGCTCCTAATGTTAAAAGAGCTATGGTCGTACCAGGATCGGTTCTTGTCAAAAAGCAGGCAGAGGCTGAAGGATTGGATGTGATATTCAGAGATGCAGGTTTTGAATGGAGAGAACCAGGTTGTTCAATGTGCTTGGGAATGAATCCAGATGTCTTGGCTCCTGGAGAGCGCTGTGCTTCTACATCTAATAGAAACTTTGAAGGTCGTCAAGGTGCTTTGTCGAGGACCCATTTGATGTCTCCAGCTATGGCTGCGGCTGCTGCAATTGTTGGAAAGTTTGTTGATATTCGTAACTTTGAATTTAAGGGTAGCCACTCACCTGCAATCTCAGTTCAAAGCGAAAACGTTAATAGAGATACTGACGTGGACCATCAACAGGAAGCTAATGGGGCTGATGGTAACTCTAACAACAAGGAACCAACTCCCTCTGCCCCTCAGAAGGCTACTCCAGCAAAGAGCGGCCCTGCTATGGATCCATTTTTAAGGCTCAATGGTATAGCCGCCCCATTGGATAAAGCAAATGTTGATACAGACGCCATTATTCCGAAGCAGTTCTTGAAGACAATTAAACGGACTGGTTTGAAGGCGGGACTATTCTACGAGTGGCGTTTTACTATGGGTCCTGATGGTAAGAAAACGAAAACAGATTTCGTTTTGAATCGTGAACCACATAATCAAGCTCAGATCTTGGTAGTTACTGGAGAAAACTTTGGTTGTGGTTCTTCAAGAGAACATGCACCATGGGCACTAAAGGACTTTGGTATAATGTGTATCATAGCTCCTTCTTTTGGAGATATTTTCTACAATAACTGCTTCAAAAATGGATTGCTGCCAATCAAGCTACCAAGGGAGACCATTGTGGAGAAACTCTACCCTTATGCAGCAGATGGAAAAAATTTGCAAGTTGATCTACCCTCACAGCAGATCCTTGGCCCTGATAACGAATTGCTTGTCGAGGAATTTGATGTTCCACCATATATGAAACATTGTCTAATTAATGGTTTGGATGAAATTGGTGTAACTTTGGAAAAGGAAGAAATGATTGCCAAATATGAATCTTTAAGAAGAGAAAAATTCTCGTTCTTCGAACTAGGTTCAAAACTGAATTCATCTTTAGACAATATGGCAGACTTTAAAGTAACTAATGCTTCTCATGACTGGTAACTTATAActtatttattatttatttatttagCGTCAATGCTTACAATTATTATAAAACATGAAAACAGGTGTTAGTAATGCAATAGTACCATTATGAGTATAGTGTTCCGAGTCAACTGATAAATACTGTAAAAAATTGTACATGACTTAAAACACGGCGTACATTATGAATGTTAAAAACCAAAAGGATTCGACGCAGATGCATTATATAAGTTGGCCTGTCCTTGTATAGGTTGAGTCTGAGGGCCATTGCCAAAACCAAAGCCAGTAGGCTGATTTTGCAAAGGTGTTTGGCCAATTTGCATATTTTGCATGTTGTTTGTAACCTGGTTAAAGTCGGAGCCAAAAGTGGTTTGTGGAAGCTGTGCCATGGCACCTGTACCTTGCATCCCCAAATTTGTTTGAGGGTTTTGTTGAAAGCCTCCAAAGCTCATGTTATTAACCATGGCAGGATTGGTTGTATTGGCATTCTGGAACCCCATTTGCCCAGTAGTCCTTGTTTGTGACAATGGCAAGTTGCCAAACGTCGTCTGCGGAGGCAATGATTGCATTTGCAACATTCCACCTGTTCTTTGTAATGGCATCATACCCCCCGTCAAGTATTGTGTGAGTGGTAAACCACTGGCTGTACCTTGCGATAATGGTAACTGCATTGGCAAAGCGCCTCCTGTCCTTTGCATTG
This window of the Eremothecium sinecaudum strain ATCC 58844 chromosome VII, complete sequence genome carries:
- the LEU1 gene encoding 3-isopropylmalate dehydratase LEU1 (Syntenic homolog of Ashbya gossypii AGR169W; Syntenic homolog of Saccharomyces cerevisiae YGL009C (LEU1)); translated protein: MSTEVEGPKTLYDKVFEAHVVNEGEAGPRLLYIDRHLVHEVTSPQAFQGLVNAGRKVRRPDCTLSTVDHNIPTESRKNFKNVETFIKEDDSRLQVQTLEQNVKDFQIAYYGIEDGRQGIVHIIGPEQGFTLPGTTVVCGDSHTSTHGAFGALAFGIGTSEVEHVLATQTVLQSKSKNMRILVTGKLGKGITSKDLILHIVGVIGTAGGTGCVIEFAGPVIEGLSMEARMSMCNMAIEAGARAGMIKPDETTFAYIKGRPLAPTGEEWKKALAYWRTLHSDEGAVFDYDITINASDVEPTITWGTSPEDALPITAAVPDPAKVDDLNKRSSIERSLKYMGLKPNTPLTEIPIDKAFIGSCTNSRIEDLRAAAEVVLGHKKAPNVKRAMVVPGSVLVKKQAEAEGLDVIFRDAGFEWREPGCSMCLGMNPDVLAPGERCASTSNRNFEGRQGALSRTHLMSPAMAAAAAIVGKFVDIRNFEFKGSHSPAISVQSENVNRDTDVDHQQEANGADGNSNNKEPTPSAPQKATPAKSGPAMDPFLRLNGIAAPLDKANVDTDAIIPKQFLKTIKRTGLKAGLFYEWRFTMGPDGKKTKTDFVLNREPHNQAQILVVTGENFGCGSSREHAPWALKDFGIMCIIAPSFGDIFYNNCFKNGLLPIKLPRETIVEKLYPYAADGKNLQVDLPSQQILGPDNELLVEEFDVPPYMKHCLINGLDEIGVTLEKEEMIAKYESLRREKFSFFELGSKLNSSLDNMADFKVTNASHDW